The Pelodiscus sinensis isolate JC-2024 unplaced genomic scaffold, ASM4963464v1 ctg53, whole genome shotgun sequence genome includes a window with the following:
- the LOC142824383 gene encoding interleukin-13 receptor subunit alpha-2-like isoform X1 — translation MAQGLNGQPVSPVQIFSQRAPTSPWEALRFSPQMDARGIWAVLLALAWLGKRSSAHQTSVERPCNLQIIDPGLLGFLHLEWLPPPSLPTLDQCTVKYKLKYRSTGDADWQVVFTKRLKFGGSFDLGRGAEARVQTLLSGRCVNGSEVQSDWTHATFPAAAHGDPESQIRDFHCVYHNWEQLTCTWRPGPLAPPGARYQLYYWYEGLAQAAPCSDYIQQHGGNVGCNLQCLRQAEYTDFSICVNGSSEAARLRPAYFTFHLQNLVKPSPPEQLSVSVSAHKEVHVEWRPPTGAAPPQCLDYEVQLAGEAGGAEAAWAPAVVQGETTFAFSLSNDSHVSCVRVRGKTSMFCADTGFWSDWAHHCIHVSSKDENQLIILTAVVLSFLALCIGCVFAAQLKNRKKGEKNTSPPSPYLG, via the exons ATGGCCCAGGGGCTGAATGGGCAGCCG GTTTCTCCGGTGCAAATATTTTCCCAGCGCGCTCCAACTTCCCCGTGGGAAGCGTTGAGGTTTTCCCCACAAATGGACGCCCGGGGGATTTGGGCTGTCCTCCTAGCCCTAGCATGGCTCGGCAAACGTTCCTCCGCACACCAGACATCAG TCGAGCGTCCCTGCAATCTTCAGATAATCGACCCTGGGCTCCTAGGCTTTCTCCATCTCGAATGGCTGCCGCCGCCTTCCCTGCCCACGCTGGACCAGTGCACAGTCAAGTACAAGTTAAAGTACCGCAGCACGGGGGACGCAGACTGGCAG GTTGTTTTTACGAAGCGATTGAAATTCGGGGGCAGCTTCGACCTCGGCAGGGGCGCGGAAGCCCGGGTGCAGACGCTGCTGTCGGGCCGCTGTGTGAATGGCTCCGAGGTGCAGAGCGACTGGACTCACGCCACCTTCCCGGCGGCAGCCCACG GGGACCCGGAGTCACAGATCCGCGACTTCCACTGTGTGTATCACAACTGGGAGCAGCTCACGTGCACGTGGCGGCCGGGCCCGCTGGCTCCCCCCGGGGCTCGCTACCAGCTGTACTATTG GTACGAAGGTCTGGCGCAGGCAGCGCCATGCAGCGACTACATTCAGCAGCATGGAGGAAACGTTGGGTGCAATTTGCAATGCCTGCGGCAGGCGGAATACACCGATTTCAGCATCTGCGTCAACGGCTCTTCGGAGGCCGCTCGGCTGAGACCTGCCTACTTCACGTTCCATCTTCAGAATCTAG TCAAGCCGTCTCCGCCCGAGCAGCTCTCGGTGTCCGTGTCTGCCCACAAGGAGGTCCACGTGGAGTGGCGCCCCCCCACCGGGGCCGCCCCCCCGCAGTGCCTGGACTACGAGGTGCAGCTGGCAGGAGAGGCCGGTGGTGCGGAGGCCGCCTGGGCG CCTGCCGTGGTCCAAGGGGAAACCACCTTTGCCTTCTCCCTGTCCAACGACAGCCACGTGTCGTGTGTCCGCGTCCGGGGGAAGACGAGCATGTTCTGCGCCGACACGGGCTTCTGGAGTGACTGGGCGCACCACTGCATCCACG TGTCAAGCAAAGATGAAAACCAGCTGATCATCCTCACTGCAGTCGTCTTAAGTTTCCTGGCTCTCTGCATAGGATGCGTATTCGCCGCACAGCTCAAGAATCG aaaaaaaggagagaaaaatacaTCACCTCCGTCTCCATATTTGGGATAA
- the LOC142824383 gene encoding interleukin-13 receptor subunit alpha-2-like isoform X2 has protein sequence MDARGIWAVLLALAWLGKRSSAHQTSVERPCNLQIIDPGLLGFLHLEWLPPPSLPTLDQCTVKYKLKYRSTGDADWQVVFTKRLKFGGSFDLGRGAEARVQTLLSGRCVNGSEVQSDWTHATFPAAAHGDPESQIRDFHCVYHNWEQLTCTWRPGPLAPPGARYQLYYWYEGLAQAAPCSDYIQQHGGNVGCNLQCLRQAEYTDFSICVNGSSEAARLRPAYFTFHLQNLVKPSPPEQLSVSVSAHKEVHVEWRPPTGAAPPQCLDYEVQLAGEAGGAEAAWAPAVVQGETTFAFSLSNDSHVSCVRVRGKTSMFCADTGFWSDWAHHCIHVSSKDENQLIILTAVVLSFLALCIGCVFAAQLKNRKKGEKNTSPPSPYLG, from the exons ATGGACGCCCGGGGGATTTGGGCTGTCCTCCTAGCCCTAGCATGGCTCGGCAAACGTTCCTCCGCACACCAGACATCAG TCGAGCGTCCCTGCAATCTTCAGATAATCGACCCTGGGCTCCTAGGCTTTCTCCATCTCGAATGGCTGCCGCCGCCTTCCCTGCCCACGCTGGACCAGTGCACAGTCAAGTACAAGTTAAAGTACCGCAGCACGGGGGACGCAGACTGGCAG GTTGTTTTTACGAAGCGATTGAAATTCGGGGGCAGCTTCGACCTCGGCAGGGGCGCGGAAGCCCGGGTGCAGACGCTGCTGTCGGGCCGCTGTGTGAATGGCTCCGAGGTGCAGAGCGACTGGACTCACGCCACCTTCCCGGCGGCAGCCCACG GGGACCCGGAGTCACAGATCCGCGACTTCCACTGTGTGTATCACAACTGGGAGCAGCTCACGTGCACGTGGCGGCCGGGCCCGCTGGCTCCCCCCGGGGCTCGCTACCAGCTGTACTATTG GTACGAAGGTCTGGCGCAGGCAGCGCCATGCAGCGACTACATTCAGCAGCATGGAGGAAACGTTGGGTGCAATTTGCAATGCCTGCGGCAGGCGGAATACACCGATTTCAGCATCTGCGTCAACGGCTCTTCGGAGGCCGCTCGGCTGAGACCTGCCTACTTCACGTTCCATCTTCAGAATCTAG TCAAGCCGTCTCCGCCCGAGCAGCTCTCGGTGTCCGTGTCTGCCCACAAGGAGGTCCACGTGGAGTGGCGCCCCCCCACCGGGGCCGCCCCCCCGCAGTGCCTGGACTACGAGGTGCAGCTGGCAGGAGAGGCCGGTGGTGCGGAGGCCGCCTGGGCG CCTGCCGTGGTCCAAGGGGAAACCACCTTTGCCTTCTCCCTGTCCAACGACAGCCACGTGTCGTGTGTCCGCGTCCGGGGGAAGACGAGCATGTTCTGCGCCGACACGGGCTTCTGGAGTGACTGGGCGCACCACTGCATCCACG TGTCAAGCAAAGATGAAAACCAGCTGATCATCCTCACTGCAGTCGTCTTAAGTTTCCTGGCTCTCTGCATAGGATGCGTATTCGCCGCACAGCTCAAGAATCG aaaaaaaggagagaaaaatacaTCACCTCCGTCTCCATATTTGGGATAA